tttgagtgagaaacttaacacttaaaaaattttggtcggacattttGTAATAGCGACTTGTGTGTATATTTTCTAGAAATTTGTGGAAAGGAGTTGGTTAACGATATCCTTATTCAAAGATACATATCACATAAATAGCTAAAACACATATATCGCATCTTAAACATGCTTGTGACTCTTTtatgccaagggtaggcctaacgAATTGAAGAATGTATATACTTTTTAACCCAACTCATTATCCCAAAAATACTTCATTAATAACATCCAATATGTCTGATAAACATAAATAAGTTctgaaaataaattacaaaacaaagtaCAAATAAGTCAGTCCCACGCAGGGGATggtaaataaaattcaaacctCCTCTGATCCTTCGGCAAGTCTGATTCTTTTTGGCGATGTTTACCTCTTCCCACATAGAATATCTCTTCTCCCATTAATGATCTCCGCCAATCGAGCTCCTTCTTGATGTCTGAACCCCTCTATCGACTGAATTTGTTGTTCCATATTATTATCTAACTCTGTCATGTACTGTCTGGATCTTTGTAGCTCTTGCTTCAATTGAGTTATGACTTTGGCGTCTTCTGAATGATGATGCTGATGCTCTAATTCATTCGTATCAAGATTCTCCTAAAGTTGGTGAAGTCGGACTTGATGTTTGGCTCCAACATCTGCAATAATGTGAGGAACGTTTGGACCAGGCTCAATAGTTCCAGCGGGGCtctttttcaaccattctttGTACTCTCGTCTCTCAAGAACATTCTGGATGAAACATGTTTGGTACAGGCTCACCCAATACTCTGCTAGACTTCCACATCCTACGCATGTCTTCAGCAAATGCAACTCGTCCATTCTCATGGTCAGTTGcaaattttctcaaatttgCAATCTGGGCCAACTCTTGTTTCCCTCCTAGTTGTCTTAGACTCGACCAGGAGCATATGGTCTAGTCCCTCTTAACCCATCAAATACAAAGTAAGGAACCTTTTTGTTCGAACCACCATATATTTAGTTACCACCAGACTGTCTATCAACCACTGTACGACTTCCTCTCTCAACCCTCGAAGTCTCGGATACCAAAAACTTTTTTCTCCAATCATGTTGCAACGATTGTGGTACAACCATCAATCATGACCATCTAGCTCTTCTGACCGCTTTAGAGGATCTGGTTCTTTCGGGTTAGGAGTCTTGATCAAATGTCGCATCATCCACCATTGCAGTATCAGATTACACCTTGAAGAAGCGTTCTCCGCTTTGACATTTGTCTAAAGCCTTTAGATGTCGGCCAAACTCATAGGCACTAAGGTGTAGTACTTGGTTGATGATTTGTAGTCCACTCCGTAGAAGATGGCATGAGTGACCATAAACACACTAGGATGAATGGTGTATTTTGGCCCTTAAGGAAAAATCATCGTTCCATGTAAGCATATTGCAATGGCAAGGGGACGAGTCtcgtttcatttttcttttgaaatgaaCTTGTTTTTATATTTCTCATAAGCCCTTGCACGTTCAAACCGGTAATATAGTTTTCTGAAAGGTATATTTGGTACATGGATCTTGTCCATCCACTCCGTTttaaccaatgacaaattttctctaattttggTGAAATCCCATATTGTGGGATTTAGGAGATCTGTATCTGGATGACGTTTTCTCTTGTTTCACATGGAGACACTTTCGAGGTTGATAAGGAATTCTTCAATAGTTGGTGTCATTTCCACTCCCCCCAACCGAGAGACCATGTTCTCACTATCCCAGAATTTCATAATCATTTCGATTAAACCGAGCCAAGCATTCATTTCTAGCAGCGATGTAAGATAGCCTATGTGTTTTTAAATTATCATCTTGTCATCATTATTAATGAATCTCCACCATACTTTGAGGAAGGGATCGGGGAAGATAACCATTCTTGTTTTCAAAGGCGTATATCGAATCCATCCTACAAAAGTAGTAGACAAAGATTAATTAACCCCCACCCCCACAGACAATAAATTGTTAAAATACACATACTTATCCTTCAATCAACACGTAAGCATGGTTGTCTATTTTTTTGGCAATTTGAGCCAATTAGACACAAGGTGGGCttctaatgggcccaacacGCCTTGGGCGTTGGGTCATCTTAGTTCAAATGTTCCTACATTCGGGATTTGGCTCAGCTctttgctagtttactaggagTGGCTTTTGAAAAGATCAGAAACCCTAATGGACAATTTGGGCTGGAACTCGCGACAACCATTGGACGCATGACGAACCAATAAATTGCCGTTAATTCTGAAAAAGGGCGAGTATAAAAAAGTTCGGCTGCGGTTCCGCAAACCATCCTTTAATAGATTATACATACATCAGAAATATGTCATGATATGCAACGCCAGTTTATAATTTATGCAATTTAATCACATATAAGCAATTTAATAGTAACAATTAATCAAAATAGTTCAGTCCTCTTGGTTAGAACTTAATTAATCTCCACCAGAGTTGTCatttttgttttacaaaaatatatggtaaaaggaaaaatgatttAGTTTCGGAAAATCAATTGatcttatgatttaagaaaaatcgcCTTTCCAAATTaacagagtcgccacttgattttttcgtaaaaatcaataaaacttACAATCATTAGATGGGTTTAAGGTGAGGTAAGGCTATTAATTTGGTGTGGGATGCTGACTTAGACAGGTGTGGCCTAAATTTAAATCTTAGATGGGTTTAAGGTGAGGTAAGGCTAGAGTTTAGAGTTTAAGCAAAAAATGAGTTAAGTTAACAAATTCGACTAAATTCTAAATAAGAcgaattaatattaattaatttacaaacttcttaatcttaacgaaatgaaataatcaaatcaaaaaatcaaaattatagcCATAATTTAAACAAAACTAATTTAACGAAGTAAtcactaataataaaaaaatttgagatgATTTTCGAAATGTTcataatatactaattatataaaacacaaacacacacacataaacggtaaattaattaaaaataacttgaaaactattttgaactttataaaaactaattatttcaaatcgtttgaaatttaagaagctcgatgattaatatatattgtagaggtccaaaattgggtgtcaacagtaGCTACATGTTAAAAagaggagagagaggagagaggcgtgAGAGGGGGAAACAAGTAGGAGAAAGgtgaaatgtatatgtatattggttagataattgcatactatacatatgtatttgtatatattgcaagagagattgggagagggaggagaaatGTGAGAGAGACtggaagagagaggagagaggcgagcgagcgAGAGATAGCAGAGAGTGGGGGAGagaagtgaattgtatatgtatataattgtatattatacatatgcagttgtatatattaaagcgagactgggagagggaggagagaaacgagcaagattgggagagggagaagagagACGAGCGAAAGAGGGTAGAAGTGGGAGGGAGGTGAatcgtatatgtatatatgttgaaaaattgtatattgcgaattatacatatacaaacttgacaaattatacaaacttgAAGTCATCTcatgtaattaatgtataatgttagttgcgtgataattatagcaaactataactatgatgagtaattaaattgtataaatttgCTTAACCGCGTAATTTTCCTTTTAGAAATACTATATTAGTAGTTTGTGTGAATACTATGATTCAATTCTTCTCTTTAGattcagtttattgcatgagTTTATATAATTCAATGGTAATATTATGTTCATTCATTTTCTCCCTGAATTCACTTGATTGTGTGAATTTATAGAATTCAATTGTAATGTTATATTTCATTTGATTGTATGAGTTTATATTGTAATACTATAATTGATTCATTTTCTCCCTAACTTCAGTTTATTATGAGTGTATAGAATTCAGTTATAATACTATAATTCAAGTGTATGCTTTGTATATCACAACAATTGATCTAATGGTCGAGGAGCATAAATCAAACTTCATTACTTGATTTGTGGGATTTTTTCCTTGATTGGTGAGATTATGCATGATTCgtggtatttttttaaaaaaaaatcatcacatttattattaaattgagagtcttatttgtataaatatttaatagtcACGTCAGATATACAAATCGCGACCTACTCAAACTATAGAAATATTAGCTATTTTTGCCTCATTATGTTTCAAGTCTTTGCTATTTTCTAAAGCTCCTCTTGGCacacaaattttcaaatatttattcaaagtaaataaaaattatatcaatctATATATTATTATGGGATTTAGAGATATATTTAGTCAAATTGCCTTGAAAGttgttatcaaaatattttaatctttgcaaaataattattttcaattatttgattTGAAGAACCTCAAAATTAATCAAAGTTGGGGAGGGCCAATATTGAGTCTCTCACTCTATAGTATTACAATATGAATGAGAAATGAATTGTGAATTATTGGTATTTTTACTCGGTACACTAAAAAAACTGTGAATTATATGGTAATTTTTTTGAGTATGAGTTAGAAAATTCGCAGGAAACTTATTTTCCtgcaaattttcatactaattctcAGGAAAATTTCCACGTAATTCACAATTTTCTTATAGAGATATGCATCTGAAGTGCAGCAGTTACGAACTTTCCTTTgtcataaaaaagatattttgaacTTGCAAAAGAATTGAAGAATATCTTAATTAGAATAGGTAATTTTACAATACACAATGCCATGCAGATGCAGTTACAATAGACCTATCTTGCCATGCTAGAGAAATAGCTCTTGGATCCTCAATTtcaaaaaccctaaaccctccATTTATTCCTCCATCAATTTGTATTGTAGAATTAGAATAACTTCTAATTTTCATAAGCAACTTTGCTTGCATTATGTTCTTACAACTCAATGGAACTCCTATAAATCCATGACTTTCCATTCTCCCTTTACATGTCTCCATTTgttcattatcatcattatatcttgatgatgaattatcaTAATTCAACACATTCTTGATCTCTTTCCCAAGATGGTTTTTTTCAATACTCAATCTTTCAATACTATCAATAGGTAAACAATCATCTAATGAATCAAACATAGCCGCGaaataattcaatgaatccatgAATCTTGGCATGAAATTTGTTTTAGGGATTTTACATCCTTCTTGTTCCACTATAGTAACTATAGAAGGACAAAGATCATGTACTTCTTTCAATGTCTTTGAAATCTTGGAATAAGTACTTAATGAGTTCAAATGAAAGATCAAATTTATAGCTAAtgtttcatttttcctttttgttagGTTACTCAGTTTATATCCACTTAAAACCCCTTGAAACTCAAAAGATAAATTTCGAAAACCCTTTGCAAAACTAACAAGTCTTGTCTCAGTTTCTCTCAATTCATCGATAGTTCTTCCATATCCAGTGATCTTGAGAGAAATTCTATTCAATGTGGTTGAGTTTTCTGATAGAGATTGAATTAGAGAAGGCCATTGAAATCCATAAGATATGTCAAAAAAGTCTATAACATGCAATAATCCATTGTTATATTCTAATTCTTTCTCAAAGACTTCAAGAATGGCTTGGTTAGATGTGAAATGAGCAAATTGATAAAAAGGAGAAACCTTGTAGAATTGAGTGAAAGCCAAGAACTCTTCTTCTTGTGTTGGTGGCTTCATTATCATGTCATAAAATGGCGATTTTCGCGTTAATAGTCTTGCTATTAATCCATCAGCAAAATAGGCAGCCATTCTTTGGATTGAATCACCAAATAAGGTAACATTTTGGTACAATTCATGTAGATTTTCAATAGCTAAATTCATGCT
The DNA window shown above is from Solanum lycopersicum chromosome 11, SLM_r2.1 and carries:
- the LOC101262278 gene encoding GRAS family protein RAM1-like, which produces MGDIVDHEEELLSLRLAIVNDSSCCDNHINKKIIKKRKRRELMMNFINTWDLNESNCEGKILSLLELREMMLKNDVKKKGHIINDGKGLHLIHSLLISATSIDENSMNLAIENLHELYQNVTLFGDSIQRMAAYFADGLIARLLTRKSPFYDMIMKPPTQEEEFLAFTQFYKVSPFYQFAHFTSNQAILEVFEKELEYNNGLLHVIDFFDISYGFQWPSLIQSLSENSTTLNRISLKITGYGRTIDELRETETRLVSFAKGFRNLSFEFQGVLSGYKLSNLTKRKNETLAINLIFHLNSLSTYSKISKTLKEVHDLCPSIVTIVEQEGCKIPKTNFMPRFMDSLNYFAAMFDSLDDCLPIDSIERLSIEKNHLGKEIKNVLNYDNSSSRYNDDNEQMETCKGRMESHGFIGVPLSCKNIMQAKLLMKIRSYSNSTIQIDGGINGGFRVFEIEDPRAISLAWQDRSIVTASAWHCVL